One Augochlora pura isolate Apur16 chromosome 10, APUR_v2.2.1, whole genome shotgun sequence DNA window includes the following coding sequences:
- the LOC144476191 gene encoding cytosolic carboxypeptidase 6 has protein sequence MALGEGRDPLEHTSLYQRADSEDSDTEGGLGNVNKMIMRPPGHSGKAKKGHICFDASFETGNLGRVDLISEFEYDLFIRPDTCNPRLRLWFNFTVDNVKAEQRVVFNIVNISKSANLFRNGMTPLVKSSTRSKWQRIPRDQVFYYKSAQHQNHYVLSFAFSFDREEDVYQFALTYPYSYNRYLAHLDNLCTRIACAKRETLATSIQKRKIELITIASNLDDAQQERSRKVVVILARVHPGESPSSFVCQGLMDFLVSCHPIAQVLRNYVVFKIVPMMNPDGVYLGNYRSTALGADLNRAWNKISDFLHPALMAIKPMLKNLDKNPRTPLDCVLDLHAHTNATGLFIYGNTYDDVYRYERHIVLPKLLAQHAQDYEIGNTMYNQDSHKSGTARRYLCSILKEHVNCYSIEVSMYGYNRKTTSGILPYTEEGYYRIGRNLARVFLDYYKLVGLIPAGLPDQPSAKKSRQSRPRYRVPREPRPRTSRTPAPVHLASIHEYFQEEAVDPPASGGYRSMSGTRMSQLGTGSGSGSGSGSGSGSGTGVGGCRNRSYRFRSPGAPLVGVQPLSRHPVEPRLTIIDFNQLTRGGLELATSKNRVKVPRKPAKTNR, from the exons ATGGCTCTCGGGGAGGGCCGAGACCCTCTCGAGCACACCAGCCTCTACCAAAGAGCCG ACAGCGAGGACAGTGACACGGAGGGCGGCTTGGGCAACGTGAACAAGATGATCATGCGACCACCCGGACACAGCGGGAAGGCGAAGAAGGGACACATTTGCTTCGACGCATCTTTCGAGACCGGCAACCTGGGCAGAGTCGATCTGATCTCCGAGTTCGAGTACGATCTGTTCATCAGACCGGACACCTGCAACCCACGGCTGAGGCTGTGGTTCAATTTCACCGTGGACAACGTTAAAGCGGAGCAACGCGTTGTCTTTAACATCGTTAACATCTCGAAGAGCGCGAACCTGTTCCGGAACGGGATGACGCCGCTGGTCAAGAGCAGCACGAGGTCCAAGTGGCAGAGGATACCCAGGGACCAA GTGTTCTACTACAAGTCGGCGCAGCACCAGAACCACTACGTGCTCAGCTTTGCGTTCTCGTTCGACCGCGAGGAGGACGTCTATCAGTTCGCGCTGACCTACCCGTATTCTTACAACCGGTACCTGGCGCACCTGGACAATCTCTGCACCAGGATCGCGTGCGCCAAGCGAGAGACGCTGGCCACGTCCATACAGAAACGGAAGATCGAGTTGATCACGATAGCCTCGAACCTGGACGACGCTCAGCAGGAGCGCTCCAGGAAGGTGGTGGTGATCCTGGCGAGGGTGCACCCCGGCGAATCGCCCTCGTCTTTCGTCTGCCAGGGTCTCATGGACTTTCTAGTCAGCTGCCACCCGATCGCTCAGGTCCTCAGAAACTACGTCGTCTTCAAGATAGTCCCTATGATGAATCCCGACGGGGTATACCTCGGTAATTACAG GTCCACAGCCTTGGGAGCAGATCTGAATCGAGCGTGGAACAAGATATCCGACTTTCTCCATCCCGCGCTAATGGCCATCAAACCGATGCTGAAGAACCTCGACAAGAACCCTCGCACGCCGCTGGACTGCGTCTTGGACCTGCACGCCCACACGAACGCTACCGGGCTGTTCATCTACGGGAACACCTACGACGACGTGTACAG GTACGAGAGGCACATCGTTCTGCCGAAGTTGCTGGCGCAGCACGCGCAGGACTACGAGATTGGGAACACGATGTACAACCAGGACTCGCACAAGTCCGGCACAGCGAGGCGCTATCTGTGCTCGATTCTGAAGGAGCACGTCAACTGCTACAGCATCGAGGTGTCCATGTACGGTTACAACAGGAAGACGACGTCCGGTATACTACCGTACACGGAGGAGGGCT ATTACAGAATAGGTCGCAATCTAGCCCGCGTCTTCCTAGATTATTACAAACTCGTGGGTCTGATCCCGGCCGGGCTTCCCGATCAACCGTCCGCGAAGAAGTCGCGGCAATCCAGACCGAGGTATCGAGTGCCCAGGGAGCCACGGCCAAGGACCTCCAGGACACCCGCGCCCGTGCACCTCGCCAGCATCCACGA ATACTTCCAGGAGGAGGCAGTGGACCCGCCGGCGAGCGGTGGTTACCGATCGATGAGCGGCACGCGGATGAGCCAGCTTGGGACCGGAAGTGGCAGTGGAAGTGGAAGTGGAAGCGGCAGTGGAAGTGGAACGGGCGTCGGCGGGTGCAGGAACCGGAGCTACAGGTTCCGGAGCCCCGGGGCACCGCTCGTCGGGGTACAGCCTCTGTCGAGACATCCCGTCGAGCCGAGGCTCACCATTATCGATTTCAATCAGCTGACGAGGGGCGGCTTGGAGCTGGCTACCAGCAAGAACAGGGTAAAGGTACCGCGCAAACCGGCTAAGACCAACAGATAG